The following proteins come from a genomic window of Trichoplusia ni isolate ovarian cell line Hi5 chromosome 16, tn1, whole genome shotgun sequence:
- the LOC113501807 gene encoding uncharacterized protein LOC113501807 isoform X2 → MQGGVVGGICLLSFLLSIGRTEELAGVKDPEVPQNIQDLRRREDSKDLSELDSSDDLRNEIGLAVTETISQENEGRSGAMAQSSAFSFGGSSVSNAVALSNGGASSSSSSVYSDSFGSSSQSKATAVAGFSSQAPPLGLFNADFGPYKSLSSNFAQANAQSFSNSGNSYGQGLKPYPFSQSYPYDSESSSAQAQSDIGYFPTVPIVSPDNKGYSANQPSAMANRESYQTIGSIETKVRSDDRLYRSDPVFLSNVSPYGQEKSFTQGQPYIDNGLYRSAPLASSVSNPYGKGLSAAKPQALADSEPSQSVAEPNLSPYREGPNFDDLYQPEFLPSSVSNPNGQDKRLVQTPDRADAVYGDLKIQGASDAVYPIIKKPNPYANDYPAELIAYQPTDYSQPDKQLTSSLFTGGQSSPIAFEDAKSRVISPDEFIFLNKMPGGDNFIKCTKENEFHSFWSLGLDCLVCICLNEYGILAPVCASCSGCRTPAPKSPNVMPRLPEPITVRPASPPPGSQEPLQPTSEEPIPFPPPPEGIEPKPSPFSPPYPEPVEPKPSPFSPPYPEPVEPKPSPFSPPYPEPIGAPVPLPDPTPETLPTVSPPPSVGSCAPLPSGQPFTNPLHPCQICVCQEPNQTGKNDVQIQCKDNPQCIAPADVTTLPPIPDVSVPIPLPICEKFPEHVLFPHPTETCKLCKCARHMTDTGEAEQHITCYPHPDCIPKLEPVTEPPDNTLPPLPFPVEPFELKPFPPLVPIPIEPLREPIEAVPLPEIVTVEPLPWPPVTSTAIVSTSVTTPPLTPRPGPLPGPSPHESCRPYPPNQTFQHPWDECQICQCTESTAVGLINVEVNCYTKPSCCIEPPDALNAAGTGSSASAASSSTFRPLAVYPPRPAIYPGSSQPADGLGPAYPAAFSRIKPEEAYSNQPSAYPYQQSYVPGYAKPQYADYPARLPVPNSPGYSQSNYGYPGNYPYSQGDTYPAPQSNYQSYDPRYPALPAPNVYPAVYSRPNYDIPSMYPSGSIIDGYPQAQGSAQGGNGLTAAQAYARDQLLRSKPGNTYKNMSSYYSYSWKPHISWIYFKIYLEMSYILVLTLQNIKFPIHIIISSKSVEAHRCLRRKPKTLV, encoded by the exons ATGCAGGGAGGGGTGGTTGGAGGCATTTGCCTCCTATCCTTCCTGTTATCTATAGGCCGAACTGAGGAATTGGCAGGTGTTAAAGATCCAGAAGTTCCACAAAACATACAAGATTTAAGGCGGAGAGAAGATTCGAAGGATTTAAGTGAATTAGATTCGTCAGACGATCTCAGAAATG aaatagGTTTAGCTGTAACGGAGACAATTTCTCAAGAAAATGAAGGGCGTTCAGGCGCAATGGCACAGAGCAGTGCTTTTAGTTTCGGGG GTTCATCTGTCAGTAACGCAGTGGCTCTTTCAAACGGTGGTGCATCATCTTCTTCGTCGTCAGTTTATTCTGACAGCTTTGGCAGTTCTTCTCAATCCAAAGCTACTGCTGTAGCGGGATTCTCCTCTCAAGCACCACCATTAGGCCTTTTTAACGCTGATTTTGGGCCTTATAAATCTTTATCGTCTAATTTTGCTCAAGCCAATGCTCAATCGTTTAGTAATAGCGGGAATTCTTATGGTCAGGGACTAAAACCCTATCCTTTTTCTCAATCCTATCCATACGATTCTGAATCAAGTTCAGCCCAAGCCCAATCAGATATTGGTTACTTTCCAACCGTGCCTATTGTTTCGCCCGATAATAAAGGATACAGTGCTAATCAACCTTCTGCTATGGCAAATAGGGAGTCCTATCAAACGATTGGCTCAATTGAAACAAAAGTTCGATCAGACGATCGATTGTATAGATCGGACCCAGTTTTTTTGTCCAATGTAAGTCCCTATGGCCAAGAAAAAAGTTTCACGCAAGGTCAACCTTACATTGATAATGGATTATATAGATCTGCGCCTTTAGCATCATCAGTTTCAAATCCTTATGGCAAGGGATTAAGCGCCGCCAAGCCCCAAGCTCTAGCCGATAGTGAACCTTCTCAATCTGTTGCAGAGCCGAATTTGTCACCTTATAGAGAAGGACCAAATTTTGATGATCTCTATCAACCAGAGTTTCTACCGTCATCTGTATCAAACCCCAATGGTCAAGACAAGAGACTTGTACAGACGCCCGACA GAGCGGACGCCGTTTATGGAGATCTTAAGATTCAAGGAGCGAGTGACGCCGTTTATCCAATAATTAAGAAACCTAACCCATACGCGAATGATTACCCTGCTGAACTGATTGCTTATCAACCAACTGATTATAGCCAACCGGATAAACAGTTAACGTCCTCTTTATTTACTG GCGGACAAAGTTCGCCGATCGCATTCGAAg ATGCCAAATCTAGAGTAATTTCACCGGATGAGTTCATATTTCTTAACAAAATGCCTG gagGCGATAACTTCATCAAGTgcacaaaagaaaatgaattcCATAGTTTTTGGTCTTTAGGTCTAGATTGCCTTGTATGCATTTGCCTCAACGAATACGGCATTCTAGCACCGGTGTGTGCCAGTTGTTCCGGGTGTCGCACACCAGCTCCAAAGTCCCCAAATGTTATGCCTCGACTACCGGAGCCGATTACTGTTAGACCTGCAAGTCCTCCACCCGGAAGCCAGGAGCCATTGCAACCAACTTCTGAAGAGCCAATTCCTTTCCCTCCACCTCCTGAAGGTATTGAACCGAAGCCATCCCCATTCTCTCCACCTTACCCAGAGCCTGTAGAACCGAAGCCATCTCCCTTCTCTCCACCCTATCCAGAGCCTGTAGAACCGAAGCCTTCGCCATTTTCTCCACCATACCCTGAACCCATTGGAGCCCCAGTGCCGCTCCCTGATCCTACCCCAGAAACTTTGCCAACGGTATCGCCGCCTCCGTCCGTAG GTTCATGTGCCCCTCTACCAAGCGGACAACCGTTCACAAATCCTCTACACCCTTGCCAAATATGCGTCTGTCAAGAGCCAAACCAGACAGGAAAGAATGACGTTCAGATTCAGTGTAAAGACAACCCTCAGTGCA TTGCTCCTGCAGATGTTACTACTTTAC CTCCGATACCAGATGTCAGTGTGCCAATACCAC TGCCTATTTGTGAGAAGTTCCCTGAACACGTGTTATTCCCTCATCCCACTGAGACCTGCAAACTATGCAAGTGTGCGAGACATATGACAGACACCGGAGAAGCTGAACAGCATATAACATGTTATCCACACCCGGATTGCA taCCGAAATTGGAGCCAGTGACGGAACCACCGGATAATACGCTGCCCCCACTTCCGTTCCCAGTTGAGCCCTTTGAGTTGAAACCTTTCCCACCATTAGTGCCTATTCCCATTGAACCTCTGAGAGAACCGATAGAAGCGGTGCCTCTACCTGAGATCGTAACTGTGGAACCTT TACCGTGGCCTCCAGTAACCTCTACAGCTATAGTTTCTACATCAGTCACAACGCCGCCACTGACCCCGAGACCTGGACCTCTCCCCGGACCTTCTCCAC ATGAATCCTGCCGGCCCTACCCCCCGAACCAGACGTTCCAGCATCCCTGGGACGAGTGCCAAATCTGCCAGTGCACTGAATCAACCGCCGTCGGACTGATCAATGTCGAGGTCAACTGCTACACTAAGCCGTCCTGCT GTATAGAACCTCCGGATGCATTGAACGCAG ctGGAACAG GCTCCTCGGCTAGTGCTGCATCGAGCAGTACTTTTAGACCACTGGCAGTCTACCCACCGAGACCGGCCATATATCCTGGAAGTAGCCAACCCGCTGATGGCCTGGGACCAGCCTATCCTGCAGCTTTTTCAAGGATAAAACCAGAAGAAGCATACAGCAACCAACCGTCTGCCTATCCGTATCAACAGAGTTATGTTCCGGGATACGCAAAGCCACAGTACGCTGACTATCCAGCCAGACTGCCGGTGCCAAATAGTCCAGGATATAGCCAAAGCAATTATGGCTATCCTGGGAACTACCCGTACAGTCAAGGAGACACTTATCCTGCGCCTCAGAGTAATTACCAATCGTATGACCCGAGGTACCCGGCACTGCCAGCGCCTAATGTTTACCCCGCGGTGTACTCGAGACCTAACTACGATATACCTTCCATGTATCCGTCGGGGTCAATCATAGACGGTTATCCACAAGCCCAGGGATCAGCGCAAGGAGGAA atggCCTGACCGCAGCACAGGCGTACGCACGGGATCAATTGCTCAGATCAAAACCTGgtaatacttacaaaaatatgtcatcATACTACTCGTATTCCTGGAAGCCTCATATTTcttggatttattttaaaatctactTGGAAATGTCATACATTTTAGTCTTGAccctacaaaatattaaattcccgatacatataattatttcctCCAAATCGGTAGAGGCCCACAGATGTTTACGAAGGAAGCCCAAAACTTTAGTATAA
- the LOC113501807 gene encoding uncharacterized protein LOC113501807 isoform X1: MQGGVVGGICLLSFLLSIGRTEELAGVKDPEVPQNIQDLRRREDSKDLSELDSSDDLRNEIGLAVTETISQENEGRSGAMAQSSAFSFGGSSVSNAVALSNGGASSSSSSVYSDSFGSSSQSKATAVAGFSSQAPPLGLFNADFGPYKSLSSNFAQANAQSFSNSGNSYGQGLKPYPFSQSYPYDSESSSAQAQSDIGYFPTVPIVSPDNKGYSANQPSAMANRESYQTIGSIETKVRSDDRLYRSDPVFLSNVSPYGQEKSFTQGQPYIDNGLYRSAPLASSVSNPYGKGLSAAKPQALADSEPSQSVAEPNLSPYREGPNFDDLYQPEFLPSSVSNPNGQDKRLVQTPDRADAVYGDLKIQGASDAVYPIIKKPNPYANDYPAELIAYQPTDYSQPDKQLTSSLFTGGQSSPIAFEDAKSRVISPDEFIFLNKMPGGDNFIKCTKENEFHSFWSLGLDCLVCICLNEYGILAPVCASCSGCRTPAPKSPNVMPRLPEPITVRPASPPPGSQEPLQPTSEEPIPFPPPPEGIEPKPSPFSPPYPEPVEPKPSPFSPPYPEPVEPKPSPFSPPYPEPIGAPVPLPDPTPETLPTVSPPPSVGSCAPLPSGQPFTNPLHPCQICVCQEPNQTGKNDVQIQCKDNPQCIAPADVTTLPPIPDVSVPIPLPICEKFPEHVLFPHPTETCKLCKCARHMTDTGEAEQHITCYPHPDCIPKLEPVTEPPDNTLPPLPFPVEPFELKPFPPLVPIPIEPLREPIEAVPLPEIVTVEPLPWPPVTSTAIVSTSVTTPPLTPRPGPLPGPSPHESCRPYPPNQTFQHPWDECQICQCTESTAVGLINVEVNCYTKPSCCIEPPDALNAAGTGNPKPYISLNPSDDNQIIPIGSSASAASSSTFRPLAVYPPRPAIYPGSSQPADGLGPAYPAAFSRIKPEEAYSNQPSAYPYQQSYVPGYAKPQYADYPARLPVPNSPGYSQSNYGYPGNYPYSQGDTYPAPQSNYQSYDPRYPALPAPNVYPAVYSRPNYDIPSMYPSGSIIDGYPQAQGSAQGGNGLTAAQAYARDQLLRSKPGNTYKNMSSYYSYSWKPHISWIYFKIYLEMSYILVLTLQNIKFPIHIIISSKSVEAHRCLRRKPKTLV, from the exons ATGCAGGGAGGGGTGGTTGGAGGCATTTGCCTCCTATCCTTCCTGTTATCTATAGGCCGAACTGAGGAATTGGCAGGTGTTAAAGATCCAGAAGTTCCACAAAACATACAAGATTTAAGGCGGAGAGAAGATTCGAAGGATTTAAGTGAATTAGATTCGTCAGACGATCTCAGAAATG aaatagGTTTAGCTGTAACGGAGACAATTTCTCAAGAAAATGAAGGGCGTTCAGGCGCAATGGCACAGAGCAGTGCTTTTAGTTTCGGGG GTTCATCTGTCAGTAACGCAGTGGCTCTTTCAAACGGTGGTGCATCATCTTCTTCGTCGTCAGTTTATTCTGACAGCTTTGGCAGTTCTTCTCAATCCAAAGCTACTGCTGTAGCGGGATTCTCCTCTCAAGCACCACCATTAGGCCTTTTTAACGCTGATTTTGGGCCTTATAAATCTTTATCGTCTAATTTTGCTCAAGCCAATGCTCAATCGTTTAGTAATAGCGGGAATTCTTATGGTCAGGGACTAAAACCCTATCCTTTTTCTCAATCCTATCCATACGATTCTGAATCAAGTTCAGCCCAAGCCCAATCAGATATTGGTTACTTTCCAACCGTGCCTATTGTTTCGCCCGATAATAAAGGATACAGTGCTAATCAACCTTCTGCTATGGCAAATAGGGAGTCCTATCAAACGATTGGCTCAATTGAAACAAAAGTTCGATCAGACGATCGATTGTATAGATCGGACCCAGTTTTTTTGTCCAATGTAAGTCCCTATGGCCAAGAAAAAAGTTTCACGCAAGGTCAACCTTACATTGATAATGGATTATATAGATCTGCGCCTTTAGCATCATCAGTTTCAAATCCTTATGGCAAGGGATTAAGCGCCGCCAAGCCCCAAGCTCTAGCCGATAGTGAACCTTCTCAATCTGTTGCAGAGCCGAATTTGTCACCTTATAGAGAAGGACCAAATTTTGATGATCTCTATCAACCAGAGTTTCTACCGTCATCTGTATCAAACCCCAATGGTCAAGACAAGAGACTTGTACAGACGCCCGACA GAGCGGACGCCGTTTATGGAGATCTTAAGATTCAAGGAGCGAGTGACGCCGTTTATCCAATAATTAAGAAACCTAACCCATACGCGAATGATTACCCTGCTGAACTGATTGCTTATCAACCAACTGATTATAGCCAACCGGATAAACAGTTAACGTCCTCTTTATTTACTG GCGGACAAAGTTCGCCGATCGCATTCGAAg ATGCCAAATCTAGAGTAATTTCACCGGATGAGTTCATATTTCTTAACAAAATGCCTG gagGCGATAACTTCATCAAGTgcacaaaagaaaatgaattcCATAGTTTTTGGTCTTTAGGTCTAGATTGCCTTGTATGCATTTGCCTCAACGAATACGGCATTCTAGCACCGGTGTGTGCCAGTTGTTCCGGGTGTCGCACACCAGCTCCAAAGTCCCCAAATGTTATGCCTCGACTACCGGAGCCGATTACTGTTAGACCTGCAAGTCCTCCACCCGGAAGCCAGGAGCCATTGCAACCAACTTCTGAAGAGCCAATTCCTTTCCCTCCACCTCCTGAAGGTATTGAACCGAAGCCATCCCCATTCTCTCCACCTTACCCAGAGCCTGTAGAACCGAAGCCATCTCCCTTCTCTCCACCCTATCCAGAGCCTGTAGAACCGAAGCCTTCGCCATTTTCTCCACCATACCCTGAACCCATTGGAGCCCCAGTGCCGCTCCCTGATCCTACCCCAGAAACTTTGCCAACGGTATCGCCGCCTCCGTCCGTAG GTTCATGTGCCCCTCTACCAAGCGGACAACCGTTCACAAATCCTCTACACCCTTGCCAAATATGCGTCTGTCAAGAGCCAAACCAGACAGGAAAGAATGACGTTCAGATTCAGTGTAAAGACAACCCTCAGTGCA TTGCTCCTGCAGATGTTACTACTTTAC CTCCGATACCAGATGTCAGTGTGCCAATACCAC TGCCTATTTGTGAGAAGTTCCCTGAACACGTGTTATTCCCTCATCCCACTGAGACCTGCAAACTATGCAAGTGTGCGAGACATATGACAGACACCGGAGAAGCTGAACAGCATATAACATGTTATCCACACCCGGATTGCA taCCGAAATTGGAGCCAGTGACGGAACCACCGGATAATACGCTGCCCCCACTTCCGTTCCCAGTTGAGCCCTTTGAGTTGAAACCTTTCCCACCATTAGTGCCTATTCCCATTGAACCTCTGAGAGAACCGATAGAAGCGGTGCCTCTACCTGAGATCGTAACTGTGGAACCTT TACCGTGGCCTCCAGTAACCTCTACAGCTATAGTTTCTACATCAGTCACAACGCCGCCACTGACCCCGAGACCTGGACCTCTCCCCGGACCTTCTCCAC ATGAATCCTGCCGGCCCTACCCCCCGAACCAGACGTTCCAGCATCCCTGGGACGAGTGCCAAATCTGCCAGTGCACTGAATCAACCGCCGTCGGACTGATCAATGTCGAGGTCAACTGCTACACTAAGCCGTCCTGCT GTATAGAACCTCCGGATGCATTGAACGCAG ctGGAACAG gTAACCCCAAACCGTACATATCACTTAACCCAAGCGACGATAACCAAATCATTCCTATAGGCTCCTCGGCTAGTGCTGCATCGAGCAGTACTTTTAGACCACTGGCAGTCTACCCACCGAGACCGGCCATATATCCTGGAAGTAGCCAACCCGCTGATGGCCTGGGACCAGCCTATCCTGCAGCTTTTTCAAGGATAAAACCAGAAGAAGCATACAGCAACCAACCGTCTGCCTATCCGTATCAACAGAGTTATGTTCCGGGATACGCAAAGCCACAGTACGCTGACTATCCAGCCAGACTGCCGGTGCCAAATAGTCCAGGATATAGCCAAAGCAATTATGGCTATCCTGGGAACTACCCGTACAGTCAAGGAGACACTTATCCTGCGCCTCAGAGTAATTACCAATCGTATGACCCGAGGTACCCGGCACTGCCAGCGCCTAATGTTTACCCCGCGGTGTACTCGAGACCTAACTACGATATACCTTCCATGTATCCGTCGGGGTCAATCATAGACGGTTATCCACAAGCCCAGGGATCAGCGCAAGGAGGAA atggCCTGACCGCAGCACAGGCGTACGCACGGGATCAATTGCTCAGATCAAAACCTGgtaatacttacaaaaatatgtcatcATACTACTCGTATTCCTGGAAGCCTCATATTTcttggatttattttaaaatctactTGGAAATGTCATACATTTTAGTCTTGAccctacaaaatattaaattcccgatacatataattatttcctCCAAATCGGTAGAGGCCCACAGATGTTTACGAAGGAAGCCCAAAACTTTAGTATAA
- the LOC113501807 gene encoding histone-lysine N-methyltransferase SETD1B-like isoform X6, producing MQGGVVGGICLLSFLLSIGRTEELAGVKDPEVPQNIQDLRRREDSKDLSELDSSDDLRNEIGLAVTETISQENEGRSGAMAQSSAFSFGGSSVSNAVALSNGGASSSSSSVYSDSFGSSSQSKATAVAGFSSQAPPLGLFNADFGPYKSLSSNFAQANAQSFSNSGNSYGQGLKPYPFSQSYPYDSESSSAQAQSDIGYFPTVPIVSPDNKGYSANQPSAMANRESYQTIGSIETKVRSDDRLYRSDPVFLSNVSPYGQEKSFTQGQPYIDNGLYRSAPLASSVSNPYGKGLSAAKPQALADSEPSQSVAEPNLSPYREGPNFDDLYQPEFLPSSVSNPNGQDKRLVQTPDRADAVYGDLKIQGASDAVYPIIKKPNPYANDYPAELIAYQPTDYSQPDKQLTSSLFTGGQSSPIAFEDAKSRVISPDEFIFLNKMPGGDNFIKCTKENEFHSFWSLGLDCLVCICLNEYGILAPVCASCSGCRTPAPKSPNVMPRLPEPITVRPASPPPGSQEPLQPTSEEPIPFPPPPEGIEPKPSPFSPPYPEPVEPKPSPFSPPYPEPVEPKPSPFSPPYPEPIGAPVPLPDPTPETLPTVSPPPSVGSCAPLPSGQPFTNPLHPCQICVCQEPNQTGKNDVQIQCKDNPQCIAPADVTTLPPIPDVSVPIPLPICEKFPEHVLFPHPTETCKLCKCARHMTDTGEAEQHITCYPHPDCIPKLEPVTEPPDNTLPPLPFPVEPFELKPFPPLVPIPIEPLREPIEAVPLPEIVTVEPLPWPPVTSTAIVSTSVTTPPLTPRPGPLPGPSPHESCRPYPPNQTFQHPWDECQICQCTESTAVGLINVEVNCYTKPSCCIEPPDALNAAGTGINT from the exons ATGCAGGGAGGGGTGGTTGGAGGCATTTGCCTCCTATCCTTCCTGTTATCTATAGGCCGAACTGAGGAATTGGCAGGTGTTAAAGATCCAGAAGTTCCACAAAACATACAAGATTTAAGGCGGAGAGAAGATTCGAAGGATTTAAGTGAATTAGATTCGTCAGACGATCTCAGAAATG aaatagGTTTAGCTGTAACGGAGACAATTTCTCAAGAAAATGAAGGGCGTTCAGGCGCAATGGCACAGAGCAGTGCTTTTAGTTTCGGGG GTTCATCTGTCAGTAACGCAGTGGCTCTTTCAAACGGTGGTGCATCATCTTCTTCGTCGTCAGTTTATTCTGACAGCTTTGGCAGTTCTTCTCAATCCAAAGCTACTGCTGTAGCGGGATTCTCCTCTCAAGCACCACCATTAGGCCTTTTTAACGCTGATTTTGGGCCTTATAAATCTTTATCGTCTAATTTTGCTCAAGCCAATGCTCAATCGTTTAGTAATAGCGGGAATTCTTATGGTCAGGGACTAAAACCCTATCCTTTTTCTCAATCCTATCCATACGATTCTGAATCAAGTTCAGCCCAAGCCCAATCAGATATTGGTTACTTTCCAACCGTGCCTATTGTTTCGCCCGATAATAAAGGATACAGTGCTAATCAACCTTCTGCTATGGCAAATAGGGAGTCCTATCAAACGATTGGCTCAATTGAAACAAAAGTTCGATCAGACGATCGATTGTATAGATCGGACCCAGTTTTTTTGTCCAATGTAAGTCCCTATGGCCAAGAAAAAAGTTTCACGCAAGGTCAACCTTACATTGATAATGGATTATATAGATCTGCGCCTTTAGCATCATCAGTTTCAAATCCTTATGGCAAGGGATTAAGCGCCGCCAAGCCCCAAGCTCTAGCCGATAGTGAACCTTCTCAATCTGTTGCAGAGCCGAATTTGTCACCTTATAGAGAAGGACCAAATTTTGATGATCTCTATCAACCAGAGTTTCTACCGTCATCTGTATCAAACCCCAATGGTCAAGACAAGAGACTTGTACAGACGCCCGACA GAGCGGACGCCGTTTATGGAGATCTTAAGATTCAAGGAGCGAGTGACGCCGTTTATCCAATAATTAAGAAACCTAACCCATACGCGAATGATTACCCTGCTGAACTGATTGCTTATCAACCAACTGATTATAGCCAACCGGATAAACAGTTAACGTCCTCTTTATTTACTG GCGGACAAAGTTCGCCGATCGCATTCGAAg ATGCCAAATCTAGAGTAATTTCACCGGATGAGTTCATATTTCTTAACAAAATGCCTG gagGCGATAACTTCATCAAGTgcacaaaagaaaatgaattcCATAGTTTTTGGTCTTTAGGTCTAGATTGCCTTGTATGCATTTGCCTCAACGAATACGGCATTCTAGCACCGGTGTGTGCCAGTTGTTCCGGGTGTCGCACACCAGCTCCAAAGTCCCCAAATGTTATGCCTCGACTACCGGAGCCGATTACTGTTAGACCTGCAAGTCCTCCACCCGGAAGCCAGGAGCCATTGCAACCAACTTCTGAAGAGCCAATTCCTTTCCCTCCACCTCCTGAAGGTATTGAACCGAAGCCATCCCCATTCTCTCCACCTTACCCAGAGCCTGTAGAACCGAAGCCATCTCCCTTCTCTCCACCCTATCCAGAGCCTGTAGAACCGAAGCCTTCGCCATTTTCTCCACCATACCCTGAACCCATTGGAGCCCCAGTGCCGCTCCCTGATCCTACCCCAGAAACTTTGCCAACGGTATCGCCGCCTCCGTCCGTAG GTTCATGTGCCCCTCTACCAAGCGGACAACCGTTCACAAATCCTCTACACCCTTGCCAAATATGCGTCTGTCAAGAGCCAAACCAGACAGGAAAGAATGACGTTCAGATTCAGTGTAAAGACAACCCTCAGTGCA TTGCTCCTGCAGATGTTACTACTTTAC CTCCGATACCAGATGTCAGTGTGCCAATACCAC TGCCTATTTGTGAGAAGTTCCCTGAACACGTGTTATTCCCTCATCCCACTGAGACCTGCAAACTATGCAAGTGTGCGAGACATATGACAGACACCGGAGAAGCTGAACAGCATATAACATGTTATCCACACCCGGATTGCA taCCGAAATTGGAGCCAGTGACGGAACCACCGGATAATACGCTGCCCCCACTTCCGTTCCCAGTTGAGCCCTTTGAGTTGAAACCTTTCCCACCATTAGTGCCTATTCCCATTGAACCTCTGAGAGAACCGATAGAAGCGGTGCCTCTACCTGAGATCGTAACTGTGGAACCTT TACCGTGGCCTCCAGTAACCTCTACAGCTATAGTTTCTACATCAGTCACAACGCCGCCACTGACCCCGAGACCTGGACCTCTCCCCGGACCTTCTCCAC ATGAATCCTGCCGGCCCTACCCCCCGAACCAGACGTTCCAGCATCCCTGGGACGAGTGCCAAATCTGCCAGTGCACTGAATCAACCGCCGTCGGACTGATCAATGTCGAGGTCAACTGCTACACTAAGCCGTCCTGCT GTATAGAACCTCCGGATGCATTGAACGCAG ctGGAACAGGTATTAATACTTAA